The Notolabrus celidotus isolate fNotCel1 chromosome 23, fNotCel1.pri, whole genome shotgun sequence region AGAGTTGAGAAAGAAGCACCGAAAGAGAAGATGGAGGTCCTGCCGAGTGAGGCAGAAAGCAGACACCTCACCACCACTCTGCAGATGGAGGCCTTAGAGTATGAGCTGAGGGCTCACGTGGAGGAAAAGGAGGCGTTGAAGACGGAGATGGCAGAGATGAAAAAGAAGCTGAAGCTCTATATGTGGGAGCCAACAGGAGCACCATTCACCCTGAAGGAGGACATGGAGGTTCCTGATGAGAAAGATATATCAGACATGGCTGGAGTTACTTCTGGAGAGGTTGGAAAAGGGACAAACAAACCAAGTCCATCcttcagagaggagacgtcaaACAATAGTGCCAAAATGCAAGAACTCCAAGATCTCGTTGCATCTCGTAACAAGAAGTTGCGAGCTGAAAGGCTCAGGGCCGACACTCTCCAAAAAGAACAGGAGAAATCTAGATATATGCTTAAGCAGGTTGAGGCAGAGAAACTTTCCCTGGAGGAGAAGGTGAAGGCCCTGCAGGAAGAGGTCTGGAGTATAGCATCAGGGGAAACAAATAATGCAAACAAGATTCAACAGCTTCAAGATAGCGTTGAACGTAAAAACAACCAGCTGCAGACTGAACGGCTCAGGGCTGACACCCTCCAACAAGAAAAGGAGAAATTAATGGGGAAGCTTCAAGAGGTAGCCAGCCAAAACCCGAAGCAGGTTAAAACACTGAAGGCAGAGAAACTTTCCCTGGAGCAGAAGGTGAAGGCCCTGCAGAAAGAGGTCTTGAGTAAATCATCAGAGGAAACAATTAATACAAACAAGATTCAACAGCTTCAAGTTAGTGTTGAACGTAAAAACAACCAGCTGCAGACTGAAAGGCTCAGGGCTGAGGAGCTGGAGACAGAGAAACTTTCCCTGGAGCTGAAGGTGAAGGCCCTGCAGGAAGAGGTCTTGAATAGAGCATCAGGGGAATCAGGAAATAACAGCGACATTGAAGAGCTCCAAGATCttgtttcaaaacaaaacaagaggctgcaggctgagaTGTTGAAAGCTGACAGTCTCCAGACACAACTGGAGGAGAAAAGGAATCAGCTTGAGGAAATGTCCAACAAAGACCGGAAGCTGATTAAAGGGTTGAAGAGAGAACAAGACTCCCTGAAGCAGGAGCTCATGGACCTGCAGAGTGAGACCTTCAGCAGAGAGAAGATAAACAGAGAGCAACTGGAGGACTTACAGAACCAGCTCACGGAAAAGATCGGAAGCTGCCTCGAGCTGACCCTCAAACTAGCAGATCGGGTTAttcaggaggaggtggagcctATCCATGAGGAAATAAAGGCGCTAATGTGTGAGGAGAAGGCAGAGCCCTCCCTTCCATTAGTTAACATCCAGGTAACAGACACTCCAACCATGATCGACGAGACATCTGAGAACGTCCAGACAACACCGAAGATGGTCGAGGTAACACCTGAGATTGTCAAGGCAAGACCTGAGATGGAGAAAatctctttgtggaggaggtttAAGAAGTGTATGACTCCTCACTGTTGCCGCCAGTACAAACAGCAGAGGCAGAGCCAGGAATCCACCGAATCCTCCAACAACATCCACAAGCCATCAGGCAGCACAGACGAAACCCAAATCCCaccaaaacaactttaaaaagaacttAGTTAGGAAAaatatcaattaaaaaaataaaattcttaGAATAGAAATTATTTCTGAATTGAGtgatttctgtatttttgaTTCTGGAGAATATTTATGAGACTGTGTGTGCTGGAAATTAAATTATGtaaaagtgaaacacaaaattattgatacataaataaaaaaatcaaatcccTGAAAGAAACTTACATTCTCGTAAACTATCATCCTTTATTTTTCATGAGGTCTTTTTCAAACTGAGTAGTTCAATTTAAATCAGAGgtaaaaaatgtatgattaCTTAAACCAATAAATACTTCCTGGGATGTTAAACTGAATAGATAGCTTAGCTAAAATGAGGGATGCTTTGCAGCCTTTTCATTTTTACTACAGTAGtcaggttaaagctggggttggtgatcagatttagatacactttttgttatactggttaaaatgatctttatgtcctgatggcaatcaatacataatgtgttcttaaaaaagagtgaaaaaaaactgctatctacagccggagtaaacctgggagaacaccaaccaatcaccgtctttttggtgccaaaattttaaaccattcaaatctaACAAGTCTATTCaaagtctaaaaagctctcactacgggggctctgacaagcaatagaatgaatgacatttagtaagtcctacagaaatgtatccgtccggacgctgtagtgatgacgagccgattggtgaacacgttgagttttaataaccggtcactgtcggccgtgatcacgccaaccaacaaagcaacaatcaatgtttgaatgaatgaaaaacttctcctcttgtctctcctctctccagctcacactctctacacctctcctgatacCTTCACTagccgtcaacactgtaggaattaagaacatctacactgaacacgtttaacaaacagtagagttgttacagtattatatatgtgttataacttttctcctaatatcgtgtcaccagaacaactggataatgctagcatgatagttgtgagtactaacagcagccatgtttgtttgtgtttttaactttcactatgataatgttttggttaggaccggttttgaatcagtcaccatcatatgttcgcaagtcagcggcgctcgtgcatgtgagcagggggcgtgttgttttggaggagctccgagggaggaggggaggggttagacggagtcctgaggaaatgctacattcaaattcatgctagttttctgagactaccaaccccagctttaaaagcaAATTCATTGTGCTCATATTGTACGATCTAAGACTGATATTTTGCATGTACTGGAAATTTTAAGTTGGAGTATTTTCTTTCGTTACCCTGCATGAGTTAAAGTCCTGTATCAATCAAgccacctttaatgtgaaaaCAATAACTGAGCCTTGTGTTAGTTTTTTTTAGCGtctctttttttcagtggccacggttacatgatgtttttaattcagaattaattattcagaattaaatgaTTCGGAATtgaagtattctccttcgcgtttacatggaaatagtaattccgaattgag contains the following coding sequences:
- the LOC117807074 gene encoding golgin subfamily A member 5-like, which produces MENKVKVNTMSKASNNSGVQRPTQPGAKVPYQGGEKGREYRHQTPYQKGEGGRPDYRHQTPYQKGEGGRQYLPYHPANNPGYQRPPPRWQVEASLNKRIEELELLLKKERETKKEAVPPKPSIGETSVDEVHGECDKQIKQMREELKHLNPSYRVPQDMFYYSLKTKEELLGVISAQNKKLGQLPAGAEPDNTPRVEKEAPKEKMEVLPSEAESRHLTTTLQMEALEYELRAHVEEKEALKTEMAEMKKKLKLYMWEPTGAPFTLKEDMEVPDEKDISDMAGVTSGEVGKGTNKPSPSFREETSNNSAKMQELQDLVASRNKKLRAERLRADTLQKEQEKSRYMLKQVEAEKLSLEEKVKALQEEVWSIASGETNNANKIQQLQDSVERKNNQLQTERLRADTLQQEKEKLMGKLQEVASQNPKQVKTLKAEKLSLEQKVKALQKEVLSKSSEETINTNKIQQLQVSVERKNNQLQTERLRAEELETEKLSLELKVKALQEEVLNRASGESGNNSDIEELQDLVSKQNKRLQAEMLKADSLQTQLEEKRNQLEEMSNKDRKLIKGLKREQDSLKQELMDLQSETFSREKINREQLEDLQNQLTEKIGSCLELTLKLADRVIQEEVEPIHEEIKALMCEEKAEPSLPLVNIQVTDTPTMIDETSENVQTTPKMVEVTPEIVKARPEMEKISLWRRFKKCMTPHCCRQYKQQRQSQESTESSNNIHKPSGSTDETQIPPKQL